In Vibrio atlanticus, the following proteins share a genomic window:
- a CDS encoding class I SAM-dependent methyltransferase produces the protein MYTCPLCHHQGVNHYFEDKRRAYLQCQQCELVFVKPEQRLEAKEEKAHYDLHENDPSDAGYRRFLSRIADPLTDKISSNSQGLDFGCGPGPTLSIMLEEAGHTMELYDIYYHPEASVLEKTYDFMTATEVIEHLYHPDKVWQQWLNLVKPKGWIGLMTKLVIDVDAFAGWHYKNDPTHVVFFSRQTFQFLAERDKLELEFFGNDVILLRKVQ, from the coding sequence ATGTATACTTGTCCCTTATGCCATCACCAAGGCGTGAATCACTATTTTGAAGACAAACGCAGAGCCTATCTGCAGTGTCAGCAATGTGAACTGGTATTTGTTAAACCTGAACAAAGGTTAGAAGCAAAAGAAGAAAAAGCACACTATGATCTCCATGAGAACGATCCTAGTGATGCAGGCTATCGCCGTTTTCTATCTCGCATCGCGGATCCACTAACAGACAAAATTTCATCTAACTCACAAGGGTTGGATTTTGGTTGTGGCCCAGGCCCTACGCTATCTATTATGTTAGAAGAAGCCGGACACACCATGGAGTTGTACGATATCTATTACCACCCAGAAGCTTCTGTGTTGGAAAAAACGTATGACTTTATGACTGCCACGGAGGTGATAGAGCATCTTTATCACCCAGACAAAGTGTGGCAGCAATGGTTGAATTTAGTTAAACCCAAGGGCTGGATTGGTCTTATGACTAAGCTAGTAATAGACGTAGACGCGTTTGCTGGTTGGCACTACAAGAATGACCCGACACATGTCGTCTTCTTTAGTCGTCAAACATTCCAGTTTTTGGCAGAGCGGGATAAGCTCGAACTAGAATTTTTTGGAAATGATGTAATTTTACTGAGGAAAGTGCAGTAA
- the yihI gene encoding Der GTPase-activating protein YihI yields MGRSKKSRKPGALGAPEPMVTRNRSESDVEGRERKRVKKRKGLKSGSRHSDGSEAKQRKAALARDPRLGSKKKIPLIVEPAKKSTKQERKLSNEQELEMLENDAQLNTLLDRIENGENLGAGLQKFVDEKLDRIEHLMGRLGLLEPEDDEEEIFEEAPVASKKKASSDEDLLSQFEDFDLDSFKG; encoded by the coding sequence ATGGGTCGTAGTAAGAAATCAAGAAAACCGGGAGCACTTGGCGCTCCGGAACCTATGGTTACTCGTAACCGTAGTGAATCTGATGTTGAAGGTCGTGAACGTAAGCGTGTTAAAAAGCGTAAAGGCCTTAAGTCTGGCAGCCGTCACTCTGATGGTAGCGAAGCAAAACAGCGTAAAGCTGCACTAGCTCGCGACCCTCGTTTAGGCAGCAAGAAAAAAATCCCGCTGATTGTTGAACCAGCGAAGAAGTCGACGAAACAAGAGCGCAAGCTATCTAACGAACAAGAGTTAGAGATGCTTGAGAATGATGCTCAACTGAACACATTGCTAGATCGTATCGAAAATGGTGAAAACCTAGGTGCTGGTCTGCAGAAGTTTGTTGATGAGAAACTTGATCGTATCGAACACCTAATGGGCCGCTTAGGTCTGCTAGAGCCAGAAGACGATGAAGAAGAGATCTTCGAAGAAGCACCTGTTGCCTCTAAGAAGAAAGCAAGCTCTGACGAAGACTTGCTATCTCAATTCGAAGATTTCGACTTA